GCCACCGGAAGCTCCAATTCCACTTCCTCAACACCATACAATGGTTCCTCAAAAGGAACATTGATATGTACCGGTAGGTTATTTTGAATTGCGATGGACAAAGCCTTGTTCAATTCGTCCTGATTAAAAGCCTGCACGATTCCCTGCCCTTCTTCTAAGTCCACTGAGTCAACCCAAGTAGGGCGATACCTTCTGATTTTTTCCGTTGAATGGCTGAGGTCTTGCCTTAAATTGGCGGAATACCCTATATGCCTATCGTATACATGATCTTGACGGATGGTTTGTCCATCGCCAATATCGATTTTGTAGGAGGGCCTGTCCGCCGAAATGACCACCAACGGTATTTCACTGTAATAGGCCTCCGCAATTGCAGGATAATAATTCAACAGGGCACTCCCCGATGTACATACCAAAACTACCGGTCTCCTCAAATTTTGAGCCATCCCCAACGCAAAAAACGCGGCACAGCGCTCATCCACAATACTATAACATTCAAAAAAGGAGTCATTTGTAAAAGTCAAGGTCAAAGGAGCATTTCGGGAGCCAGGCGAAATGATTACATTATTAATTCCATTGACTTTACAATGCCCTATTATGGATTGGGCAACAGGTATATTGGAGTACTTCATCAACTACAAAAATAAGACCTCTGATCGTCAAAAACCAATAGCTTTGCACTTAATCTAACAGGACACTCAAAAGGGTTTGGCTCTTATTTTCTGTTTCCTCCCATTCTTTCCAAGGGTCAGAATCTGAGGTAATTCCACCACCAACAAATAACGTTGCCCTATTTCCGTTCATTTTCATACATCGCAAATTGACATAAAGCTCTGTTGCATCCATGACGGATCTATAGGCTTTTTGTTCCGTATTCCTGGTGTTGGCACTTCGATCCACTTCATTCTTCAGGTTTAGTTCTCCCAAATATCCCGTATAAAACATACGATCATAAGGCTCGTTTTCCCTAATGAATTTTTTGGCCCTTTCCTTTGGTATACCGCAGACCGCCGGTGTGGGATGCAGGGATTCTATCAATGTGCCTAATTTTTCCTTTATAAACCGACCTGAAACCTTGGTTCGTAAATGCCATAAGTGTCCGGCCCTAACCGTCTCCAAGTCCCCAATCTTTAGGTCAGTCACGCCATCCTTCAAAGACTGTTCTATATAATCCGTAACCACTTGTTGTTCATGGTATTCCTTCTTGCCCCAAACCGGTATCGTATCGTCCCCACTTACAAGTTGGGTTCCGGCAAGTGACATCGTTATAAAGACATCACCCCTTACTTTCAACAATATTTCGGGGGTGGCACCTAGCCAGGTACCTACTTCTGGATGATACCATAGATAACAAAAGGCACTTCCATAGCTACTGATCAATCGTTGAAAAATGGCAAAAATGGAAATTGAAATAGGAACGTCCTTTGTTCTCGAAAGTACGACCTTTTCCAATTTCCCTGACCTTATGGAATCGATTGCCTTTGAAACAATACTTTCAAAAGGCTTGGAATCAAGATGCTCCGATCTTACAAGATTTTTTTTTAGGGACGACTTTTCTGATTGTATTGCTTCTGTGACAACCTCATCGGGTATCATGAGCAAAGGTTTTTTAGCCGTATCAAAAGGAGCAAACACAAAACCACTTTCGGAAAAATCAATAACCGAATGAAGGGTTGCACTCAATTGAAAAATACCCTTGACATACGATTCCTTGGGTTTTTTGTAGAGTACAAATGGAAGCCCTTGCATCATTTGATTTTGGGCTTTTTCAAATAAGGAATTAGCCATCTTATTTTTTTGGTAGGGCAATTGTGGTGAGCTTGCAACTAGATATTAGTTGTTCTTGTTCGTTTGTAATCCGAATATCCCAAACCTGTGTGGTCCTACCTTTATGAATAAACGAGGCCTTCGCATAAACGAAACCCTCCTTTACACTTTTTACATGATTGGCAGAAATCTCGATGCCCCTTACAAAAAACTCCGAGGCATTTAGAAAAATATAGGAGGCCATACTCCCAACGCTCTCTGCCAAGGCCACTGTTGCCCCTCCGTGGAGCACACCGTCCGGCTGATGTACCTTGGGGGTTACCGGCATCTTAGCAATTAGAAAATCCTCCCCTACATCCACATAGGTAATGCCCAATGTTTCCATTAGGGTGTTCTTGGAAGAGTTATTGCAGACCTCAAGTATCTTATCTTTGTGTTCGCCCATGCTTTTTTTTTGTAAAATTAAGGAATAGTATTGCCAAGGCAAGAATAGAGACCACTCATTTATGCAAACCAAAATAAAACAAGTCCGATACCAACATACCAATACCTACGAGACCTTAAATGAACTTGGCCCCAAAACCAAGAATGTTTGGCTAGTTTTTCATGGCATAGGCTTTTTAAGTAAATACTTCCTTAGATATTTCGAAGACTTGGATAAAGAAGAAAACTATATCATCGCACCCCAGGCACCCTCAAAATATTATTTGAATGGAAAATATAGGCATGTGGGAGCAAGTTGGTTGACCCGTGTGGATAGAAATCAAGAAACCGAAAACGTAATGAATTATATTGACAAGGTGTTGGCAACCGAAAATATTCCTAAACGTTGCCATTTAATCGTGTTTGGATTTTCACAAGGGGTTTCTATTGCAACAAGACTTCTGGCAAGAACCGACCTAAAATGTTCCAAATTGATTTTATATGCTGGGGGTATTCCTGAGGAACTGAACTTCAAGGATTTTGAAGGACTTGTAAAAGAAGGTACAGAGGTATACTCCATATTCGGAACAAAGGACGAGTACATCAATACTAAAAGAATGGAAGAGGAAACCGTAAAATTGGAAATACTATTTCAGGGAAAAGCAAAACAGATTACCTTTAACGGTGGCCACGAACTAAAAAAAGAAATTATTAACTCCATAGCCGATTGATATGGAAATAGTAATAGAAAATACTAGGGTGAAACTATCACCTTTAACATTGGAGAACTATGAATACCTACTTCCCATAGCCTCGCAAGAGAAACTGGTACAATTTTCCCCATCGGACATTGAAACTCCTGAAGCACTTAAAAATTATGTCCTTACTGCCTTGGAACAACAAGCACAGAAATCAAGTATACCATTTATAATATTTGATAAGAGAACAAATAAATATGCAGGAAGCACCCGTTACATGAACATACACTGGAAAAACAAAGTGCTTCATATAGGTTCTACCTGGATTGGTAAAGAGTTTCAGGGAACCGGCCTTAATACACAAATGAAAAAGTTAATGTTGGACTATGCCTTTACCGATTTGGATTTCGAGAAAGTGGAATTTAGGGTGGATGAGCGAAACATACGATCAAGAAAAGCGGTAGAAAAACTGGGATGCAGATTGGAAGGAATTCTAAGAAAAGACGTCTACCTTTTGGATGGTTTTAAGCGAAATACGTGTTGTTACGGATTGTTGCGAGAAGAATGGGAAAACAACAGAGTTTGATCTATTTATTATTTTTTTGCTTGTAGTAGGTTATTTTTCGTGTGATATATGAATTTTCAGGGGTTATTATCTGCTTGACCCAATTGCCGCCTTCTTCCTGATCGTATTGATATATATATTCCTTTTTGTCCAAAATGGTTTCGCCCCTTGTTATTTCCTCTATCAGCATACCATTTTCGTCATAATCAAAAGTAGTCCTCACAGTAGGTACAAATTTTTTTGTCGCCATATCAAATTCAAATTCCTGTTGAGCCAATAACTTTTCATTGGCCCCAAACACTTCCTCATAGGCCTTAGTGGCATCCCCTTTTAAAAATTCCTTTGTAAGTACAATTTTTTGATTCGCCCCATTTTTTTTCTGGAAGGACGTTCTAATAGATTTCAAAGGTACCCCGTTCAATAAATAGGTAATGGTATATTCACCTTTAAACTTCTTGTATTCCACCAGAGTTTCGTCGGTTCCTTCGTTGTTGGTCCTGACTATTTTCGACAAATCACCTTTATCGTCATAGAAGTAAACGTATTGATCCAAAAATTCCTTGTCATAGGAAATAATTTTTTCCGTAATCTTTCTGTTCTCGGTGGTGTCCAATTCAAAAAAGTGTGCAATGGAAGTACTTGGGTCAAACTTATTATCCCTATAAGTTTCAGATCGCTTTTCAAGCAAAAGACTA
Above is a window of Maribacter algicola DNA encoding:
- a CDS encoding PaaI family thioesterase, with translation MGEHKDKILEVCNNSSKNTLMETLGITYVDVGEDFLIAKMPVTPKVHQPDGVLHGGATVALAESVGSMASYIFLNASEFFVRGIEISANHVKSVKEGFVYAKASFIHKGRTTQVWDIRITNEQEQLISSCKLTTIALPKK
- a CDS encoding chorismate-binding protein — translated: MANSLFEKAQNQMMQGLPFVLYKKPKESYVKGIFQLSATLHSVIDFSESGFVFAPFDTAKKPLLMIPDEVVTEAIQSEKSSLKKNLVRSEHLDSKPFESIVSKAIDSIRSGKLEKVVLSRTKDVPISISIFAIFQRLISSYGSAFCYLWYHPEVGTWLGATPEILLKVRGDVFITMSLAGTQLVSGDDTIPVWGKKEYHEQQVVTDYIEQSLKDGVTDLKIGDLETVRAGHLWHLRTKVSGRFIKEKLGTLIESLHPTPAVCGIPKERAKKFIRENEPYDRMFYTGYLGELNLKNEVDRSANTRNTEQKAYRSVMDATELYVNLRCMKMNGNRATLFVGGGITSDSDPWKEWEETENKSQTLLSVLLD
- a CDS encoding alpha/beta hydrolase; protein product: MQTKIKQVRYQHTNTYETLNELGPKTKNVWLVFHGIGFLSKYFLRYFEDLDKEENYIIAPQAPSKYYLNGKYRHVGASWLTRVDRNQETENVMNYIDKVLATENIPKRCHLIVFGFSQGVSIATRLLARTDLKCSKLILYAGGIPEELNFKDFEGLVKEGTEVYSIFGTKDEYINTKRMEEETVKLEILFQGKAKQITFNGGHELKKEIINSIAD
- a CDS encoding GNAT family N-acetyltransferase gives rise to the protein MEIVIENTRVKLSPLTLENYEYLLPIASQEKLVQFSPSDIETPEALKNYVLTALEQQAQKSSIPFIIFDKRTNKYAGSTRYMNIHWKNKVLHIGSTWIGKEFQGTGLNTQMKKLMLDYAFTDLDFEKVEFRVDERNIRSRKAVEKLGCRLEGILRKDVYLLDGFKRNTCCYGLLREEWENNRV